The Caulobacter sp. FWC26 genome contains a region encoding:
- a CDS encoding alpha-2-macroglobulin gives MGMSTDETPPEGGRDSRRGLGSRWDSLRQTLSDRWPTALNGPVALALAGALVVGFGGGFAVGKGGHFFGGGKPAGAETVKGEAWSLFGKPRSASAPRRGIPKPEGFAVWQTRVDSSGPDPLACIRMSRDLDASKSYADFVLLSPDIGRQPSVRVKGDELCLGGIGFTDHRITLLKGLPAKGGETLGANADVDFTFGEKPPYVGFAGDGVILPREESDGVAIETINVQSLAIEVWRVPDRNLVRKSISAPEPTGEGDWAGDYGEDSVGDDGRQVWKGTVQVAGGATGQKATTVFPLGAVLKDMKAGAFVIKARDASGGRDPDDGDNNPAQARRWIVFTDMAMLAYDGSESLDVVVRSLKSAKTLSGVRVALVAADGEPLAEAQSDADGRVRFLRPLLKGQGAERAKMVMAYGAQGDLALLDLDRSPVDLSKQGVGGRTEGGVDGRSVAADIDGYLYADRGIYRPGETVHLTAMIRDRMAKAVNDRKGEIIVKRPSGVEFRRYPFSQANAGAALADIALPRSAPRGRWTALLHVEGIEEATGSLSFSVEDFAPQRLAVTATGQETVPLGAGDTRKVDVSARFLYGAPGAGLQTQGEARLRADTDPFPAFKGFAWGDQGKPFDEKYLDLGSTVTDGEGHAILSVGTGDVGDNAQPLVASVTASVFEPGGRPVREGLELKIRTKAVYYGVKVEQGESGKGDPPVSLDIIAVNAAGQRIGATATYTLVAERWDYDWFQQNGRWQWRRSSRDAIVAKAQVNIGAGQPAKIARRLGWGDYRLEVEGADGAKTVTRFSAGWGAPAREGEAPDVVRVTAGTKTYAQGDTVEITLKPPYAGEAQIAVATDRLIDLKTVSVGENGTTVRLKTSAAWGGGAYVMVSVIQPRDPVASPKPRRALGLVYVPIDPKGRKLTVDLGTPSKIDSKAPVEIPVKVSGMGLGQKARITIAAVDEGILRLTHQESPDPVKWYFGKRALTLNYRDDYGRLLDPNMGAPANVNFGGDEIGGEGLTTTPIKTVALWSGVVETGFDGKAVVKLPAADFNGELRIQAVAWTDTAVGSASKPLTVRQPVVADLNLPRFLAPGDEAYATLELHNVEGKPGAYTAEAFSMGGLKVAFKKVFQLVLGQRVAEKIPFLAPDVTGVGKIGFKVAGPGFATQKDYPIQTRLGWGDIVRTTTEPQKPGEAFTPSYPLLAGLAAGDVTMQVSYSPIRGFDPSAIAVALQRYPYGCTEQLVSTAYPLLYAQTFSNDPKLKRTPAALAGAVGKLLDRQTLDGAFGLWRVGDGEADPWLGAYVVDFLLEAKAQGVAVPDAAIDKAVGAMRQVSRPEGWASVAYRMEYPGWWASNEDASKKATERMRRRASAYALYVMAKAGKGDLARLRWWHDVQMKDEDQPIAKAYVAAGLARMGDNARARSAMRQAVGSLGYRDEMDWYQSALRDTAVLTALAAESGMMDVARQMQGRLENSVKDPDALNTQEQAALLHAANALIKASGPISIQATGANPLPPAGGAPRWAVGKLADARFVNTGKGVLWRTVSVRGTPVSAPPASASGLSVGKRLLSMSGAAIDPASIRQGDRIIVLVSGRSMQARSMALVVDDALPAGFEIETTLGADDAQNGPFKFLGELTAADVQESRDDRFIAAVDLEGNKAFALAYVARAVTPGSFFLPGAVAKDMYRPAIEARSTASRATIAPGP, from the coding sequence ATCGGGATGTCGACGGACGAGACGCCGCCGGAAGGCGGCCGCGACTCCCGTCGCGGCCTGGGCTCGCGCTGGGACAGCCTGCGTCAGACGCTCTCCGACCGCTGGCCGACCGCCCTGAATGGGCCCGTCGCCCTGGCTCTGGCCGGGGCCCTGGTGGTCGGTTTCGGCGGCGGCTTCGCCGTCGGCAAAGGCGGCCATTTCTTCGGCGGCGGCAAGCCGGCCGGCGCGGAGACGGTCAAGGGCGAGGCCTGGTCGCTGTTCGGCAAGCCGCGCTCGGCCAGCGCGCCGCGCCGGGGCATTCCCAAGCCCGAGGGCTTCGCCGTCTGGCAGACCCGCGTCGACAGCAGCGGTCCCGATCCGCTGGCCTGCATCCGCATGAGCCGCGACTTGGACGCCTCGAAATCCTACGCCGACTTCGTGCTGCTTTCGCCCGACATCGGCCGGCAGCCTTCGGTTCGGGTGAAGGGCGACGAGCTGTGTTTGGGCGGGATCGGCTTCACCGACCATCGCATCACCCTGCTCAAGGGGCTGCCCGCCAAGGGCGGCGAGACCTTGGGCGCGAACGCCGACGTCGACTTCACCTTTGGTGAGAAGCCCCCTTATGTCGGCTTCGCCGGCGATGGCGTGATCTTGCCGCGCGAGGAGTCCGACGGCGTCGCCATCGAGACGATCAACGTCCAAAGCCTGGCCATCGAGGTCTGGCGCGTGCCGGACCGCAACCTAGTTCGCAAGTCGATCAGCGCGCCAGAGCCGACCGGCGAAGGCGACTGGGCCGGCGACTATGGCGAGGATTCCGTCGGCGACGACGGTCGCCAGGTCTGGAAGGGGACTGTGCAGGTCGCTGGCGGCGCGACCGGCCAGAAGGCTACCACGGTCTTCCCGCTGGGCGCTGTGCTCAAGGACATGAAGGCCGGCGCCTTCGTCATCAAGGCGCGCGACGCCTCGGGCGGCCGCGATCCCGACGATGGCGACAACAATCCCGCCCAGGCCCGCCGCTGGATCGTATTCACCGACATGGCCATGCTGGCCTATGACGGCTCGGAAAGCCTGGATGTCGTGGTCCGCTCGCTCAAGAGCGCCAAGACCCTGTCGGGCGTGCGCGTGGCCCTGGTCGCCGCCGACGGCGAGCCCCTGGCCGAGGCGCAGAGCGACGCCGACGGCCGCGTGCGGTTCCTGCGTCCGCTGCTGAAAGGCCAGGGCGCCGAGCGCGCCAAGATGGTCATGGCCTATGGGGCGCAAGGCGATCTGGCGTTGCTGGACCTCGACCGCTCGCCGGTGGACCTGTCCAAGCAGGGCGTCGGCGGCCGCACCGAAGGCGGCGTCGACGGTCGCAGCGTCGCGGCCGACATCGACGGCTATCTCTACGCCGACCGGGGCATCTATCGTCCGGGCGAGACGGTCCACCTGACCGCCATGATCCGCGACCGGATGGCCAAGGCCGTCAACGACCGCAAGGGCGAGATCATCGTCAAGCGTCCGTCCGGCGTCGAGTTCCGCCGCTATCCGTTCAGCCAGGCCAATGCCGGCGCGGCTCTTGCCGACATCGCCCTGCCGCGCTCGGCGCCGCGAGGGCGCTGGACGGCGCTGTTGCATGTCGAAGGCATCGAGGAGGCGACGGGGTCGTTGAGCTTCTCCGTCGAAGACTTCGCGCCCCAGCGTCTGGCCGTCACCGCCACGGGCCAGGAAACCGTGCCGCTCGGCGCGGGCGACACCCGCAAGGTCGATGTCTCGGCCCGGTTCCTCTATGGCGCGCCGGGCGCGGGCCTGCAGACCCAGGGCGAGGCGCGCCTGCGCGCCGACACCGATCCGTTCCCCGCCTTCAAGGGCTTCGCGTGGGGCGACCAGGGCAAGCCGTTCGACGAAAAGTACCTTGACCTCGGCTCGACCGTGACAGACGGCGAAGGCCACGCGATCCTGTCGGTTGGAACCGGCGACGTCGGCGACAACGCCCAACCGCTGGTGGCCTCGGTCACGGCTTCCGTCTTCGAGCCGGGCGGCCGTCCGGTGCGCGAGGGGCTGGAGCTGAAGATCCGGACCAAGGCCGTCTATTACGGCGTCAAGGTCGAGCAGGGCGAGTCGGGCAAGGGCGATCCGCCCGTCAGCCTCGACATCATCGCCGTCAACGCCGCCGGCCAGCGCATCGGCGCCACCGCCACCTACACGCTGGTGGCCGAGCGTTGGGACTATGACTGGTTCCAGCAGAACGGCCGCTGGCAGTGGCGGCGCAGCAGTCGCGACGCGATCGTCGCCAAGGCTCAGGTCAATATCGGCGCGGGCCAGCCCGCCAAGATCGCCCGACGCCTGGGCTGGGGCGACTATCGCCTCGAGGTCGAAGGGGCCGATGGGGCCAAGACGGTCACCCGCTTCTCGGCGGGCTGGGGCGCGCCGGCCCGTGAGGGCGAGGCGCCGGACGTCGTCCGCGTCACCGCCGGAACCAAGACCTATGCGCAAGGCGACACGGTCGAGATCACCCTGAAGCCGCCCTATGCCGGCGAGGCCCAGATCGCGGTCGCCACCGATCGCCTGATCGACCTCAAGACCGTCAGCGTCGGCGAGAACGGGACGACCGTCCGCCTGAAGACCTCGGCCGCCTGGGGCGGCGGGGCCTATGTCATGGTCAGCGTCATCCAGCCGCGCGACCCGGTCGCCTCGCCCAAGCCGCGTCGGGCGCTGGGTCTCGTTTATGTGCCGATCGACCCCAAGGGCCGCAAGCTGACCGTCGACCTGGGCACGCCCAGCAAGATCGACAGCAAGGCGCCGGTCGAGATCCCGGTGAAGGTGTCGGGCATGGGCCTTGGCCAGAAGGCCCGCATCACCATCGCGGCGGTGGACGAGGGCATCCTGCGCCTGACCCACCAGGAAAGCCCCGACCCGGTGAAGTGGTACTTCGGCAAACGGGCCCTGACCCTCAACTACCGCGACGACTACGGTCGTCTTCTGGACCCGAACATGGGCGCGCCGGCCAACGTCAATTTCGGCGGCGACGAGATTGGCGGCGAAGGCCTGACGACCACCCCGATCAAGACCGTGGCCCTGTGGTCGGGCGTGGTGGAGACCGGCTTCGACGGCAAGGCGGTGGTCAAGCTGCCGGCCGCCGACTTCAACGGCGAACTGCGCATCCAGGCCGTGGCCTGGACCGACACCGCCGTCGGCTCGGCCTCCAAGCCGCTGACCGTGCGCCAGCCGGTGGTGGCGGACCTGAACCTGCCGCGCTTCCTGGCGCCGGGCGATGAGGCCTATGCCACGCTGGAGCTGCACAATGTCGAGGGCAAGCCGGGCGCCTACACCGCCGAGGCCTTCTCGATGGGCGGATTGAAGGTGGCCTTCAAGAAGGTGTTCCAGCTGGTGCTGGGCCAGCGCGTCGCCGAGAAGATTCCGTTCCTGGCGCCGGACGTCACGGGCGTGGGCAAGATCGGCTTCAAGGTCGCCGGTCCGGGCTTTGCGACCCAGAAGGACTATCCGATCCAGACGCGCCTGGGCTGGGGCGACATCGTGCGCACCACCACCGAGCCCCAGAAGCCGGGCGAGGCCTTCACGCCCTCGTACCCGCTGCTGGCGGGCCTGGCCGCGGGCGATGTGACCATGCAGGTCAGCTACTCGCCGATCCGGGGCTTTGACCCCTCGGCGATCGCCGTGGCGCTGCAGCGGTATCCGTACGGCTGCACCGAGCAACTGGTCTCGACGGCCTATCCGCTGCTGTACGCCCAGACCTTCTCGAACGACCCCAAGCTCAAGCGCACCCCGGCCGCCCTCGCGGGCGCGGTGGGCAAGCTGCTGGACCGCCAGACGCTCGACGGGGCCTTTGGCCTGTGGCGCGTCGGCGACGGCGAGGCCGATCCGTGGCTGGGCGCCTATGTCGTCGACTTCCTTCTGGAGGCGAAGGCGCAGGGCGTGGCCGTGCCGGATGCGGCCATCGACAAGGCCGTGGGCGCCATGCGCCAGGTCAGCCGACCCGAAGGCTGGGCCTCGGTCGCCTATCGCATGGAGTATCCGGGGTGGTGGGCCAGCAACGAGGACGCCTCCAAGAAGGCCACCGAGCGGATGCGCCGCCGCGCCAGCGCGTACGCCCTTTATGTGATGGCCAAGGCCGGCAAGGGTGATCTGGCTCGCCTGCGCTGGTGGCACGACGTGCAGATGAAGGATGAGGACCAGCCGATCGCCAAGGCCTATGTCGCTGCGGGCCTGGCCCGCATGGGCGACAACGCCCGCGCCCGCTCGGCCATGCGCCAGGCGGTCGGATCGCTGGGTTATCGCGACGAGATGGACTGGTACCAGTCGGCCCTGCGCGACACCGCCGTGTTGACGGCCCTGGCGGCCGAGTCCGGCATGATGGACGTGGCTCGCCAGATGCAGGGACGCCTGGAGAACTCGGTCAAGGATCCCGACGCCCTGAACACTCAGGAGCAGGCGGCGCTGCTGCACGCGGCCAACGCCCTGATCAAGGCCTCAGGTCCGATCTCGATCCAGGCCACCGGCGCCAATCCGTTGCCGCCGGCCGGCGGCGCCCCGCGCTGGGCGGTGGGCAAGCTGGCTGACGCCCGCTTCGTCAACACCGGCAAGGGCGTTCTGTGGCGCACGGTCAGCGTGCGCGGCACGCCGGTATCCGCGCCGCCGGCCAGCGCCAGCGGCTTGTCGGTGGGCAAGCGCCTGCTGTCGATGAGCGGCGCGGCGATCGACCCGGCGAGCATCCGTCAGGGCGATCGGATCATCGTGCTGGTCTCCGGCCGCTCGATGCAGGCGCGCTCGATGGCTCTGGTGGTCGACGACGCCCTGCCGGCCGGGTTCGAGATCGAGACCACCCTGGGCGCCGACGACGCCCAGAATGGTCCGTTCAAGTTCCTGGGCGAGCTGACCGCCGCCGACGTGCAGGAAAGCCGTGACGACCGCTTCATCGCAGCCGTGGACCTGGAGGGGAACAAGGCCTTCGCGCTGGCCTATGTGGCGCGGGCGGTGACGCCGGGGTCGTTCTTCCTGCCGGGCGCGGTGGCCAAGGACATGTACCGTCCGGCCATCGAGGCGCGGTCCACAGCCTCGCGCGCGACCATCGCGCCGGGGCCATGA
- the maiA gene encoding maleylacetoacetate isomerase, whose amino-acid sequence MKLVLHSAKRASAPYRVRIGLNLKGLDFELRPVDLVANAHHGEAYRALNAQALVPTLEVDGRPLTQSLAILEWLEETFPEHPLLPPDAFDRASVRAMAEIIACDIHPLNNLRILRQLTAMEIDEPARNAWVARWIRDGFSALEPMVAQHGRGYAFGDAPGLVDCLLVPQVFNANRFNVDLTPFPAIEAAVAHARAHPAIAAAHPDHHPER is encoded by the coding sequence ATGAAGCTTGTCCTGCACAGCGCCAAGCGCGCCAGCGCGCCCTATCGGGTCCGCATCGGCCTGAACCTGAAGGGTCTGGACTTCGAACTCCGCCCCGTGGACCTGGTGGCCAACGCTCATCACGGCGAGGCCTACCGGGCGTTGAACGCCCAGGCCCTGGTCCCGACCCTGGAGGTCGACGGACGCCCCCTGACCCAGAGCCTGGCGATCCTGGAATGGCTAGAGGAGACCTTTCCGGAGCATCCGCTGTTGCCCCCCGACGCCTTCGATCGGGCCAGCGTCCGGGCCATGGCCGAGATCATCGCCTGCGACATCCATCCGCTGAACAACCTGCGCATCCTGCGCCAGTTGACCGCGATGGAGATCGACGAGCCAGCCCGCAACGCCTGGGTGGCCCGGTGGATCCGAGACGGCTTTTCCGCGTTGGAGCCGATGGTGGCTCAGCACGGGCGGGGTTACGCCTTCGGGGATGCGCCTGGGCTGGTCGACTGCCTCTTGGTCCCGCAAGTGTTCAACGCTAACCGCTTCAATGTCGACTTGACCCCGTTCCCCGCCATCGAAGCCGCCGTCGCGCACGCCCGAGCCCACCCGGCCATCGCCGCCGCTCACCCTGACCATCACCCGGAGCGCTAG
- the pbpC gene encoding penicillin-binding protein 1C: MSDGVPRLTKVLIAVLAVELTLFTLGAVFPPDMTRAQQSSPVVLDRRGAWLRALPVEDGRWRIRADLERTDKTFQKRLIRVEDARFWWHLGVDPLSLVRAVGSAVVHGRVTSGASTLTMQTARLLEPRPRTLGSKLIEMVRAVQLEARLSKREILALYLTLAPYGGNLEGARAASLSYFGHEPSSLTDGEQALLIALPQSPEARRPDRRPEVAKAARRAVLDKMVRGGTISEAAAYEAENEPLPRRAAFPTLAWHAAGELARAAPKGQASVVSTLDADLQSRLEPMAAAVAAAQGPDATAAILVVEIRNRAVRASVGSAGRDRAGGWVDMTRALRSPGSALKPFIYAMAMDDGLVAADTQLTDSATRFADYQPENFDRVFHDKVTVREALAHSLNVPAVATLEKLGPETFAGRIEAAGAHLARPKAQLKEAGLALALGGEGITWRDLVMLYAALGDNGIAKPLTWTEADAKAREKAAGTRLVRPEAARQVLDILREAPAPKGRAPSALTRGGPSMAFKTGTSYGFRDAVAAGVVGGYAILVWTGRADGGARGGLTGRDAALPLLFDVADAIGAQGSAPRPIAPKAAPPALQKLRAADDGPRLIFPPDGASVQVDALGGKARGLVLAAEGEGLTWYVEGAPLDPDPVSGRAIWKPAAPGFYRLTVVDTEGRKATARVRIRGG, encoded by the coding sequence ATGAGCGACGGCGTCCCCCGCCTGACCAAGGTCCTGATCGCCGTTCTCGCCGTCGAGCTGACTCTCTTCACCCTCGGCGCCGTCTTCCCGCCCGACATGACCCGGGCGCAGCAGTCCTCGCCGGTGGTTCTGGACCGGCGCGGCGCCTGGCTGCGGGCCCTGCCCGTCGAGGACGGTCGCTGGCGGATTCGCGCCGACCTGGAACGCACCGACAAGACGTTTCAGAAGCGCCTGATCAGGGTCGAGGACGCCCGGTTCTGGTGGCACCTGGGGGTGGATCCGCTATCGCTGGTTCGCGCCGTGGGCTCGGCGGTGGTTCATGGTCGGGTGACCTCCGGCGCCTCGACCCTGACCATGCAGACCGCCCGCCTGCTGGAGCCGCGCCCGCGCACCCTGGGCTCCAAGCTGATCGAGATGGTCCGGGCCGTGCAACTGGAAGCGCGCCTCTCCAAGCGCGAGATCCTGGCCCTCTACCTGACGCTCGCGCCCTATGGCGGCAATCTGGAGGGCGCGCGGGCGGCCAGCCTCAGCTATTTCGGCCATGAGCCCTCCAGCCTGACCGATGGCGAGCAGGCTCTGCTGATCGCCCTGCCGCAGTCGCCCGAGGCCCGCCGCCCGGACCGCCGGCCCGAGGTGGCCAAGGCTGCGCGGCGCGCGGTGCTGGACAAGATGGTGCGGGGCGGAACGATCAGCGAGGCGGCGGCCTATGAGGCCGAGAACGAGCCCCTGCCCAGGCGCGCGGCCTTCCCGACTCTGGCCTGGCATGCCGCCGGCGAACTGGCGCGGGCCGCGCCCAAGGGCCAGGCCAGCGTGGTCTCGACCCTGGACGCGGACCTTCAGTCGCGCCTGGAGCCAATGGCCGCCGCCGTCGCCGCCGCCCAGGGGCCGGACGCCACGGCCGCGATCCTGGTGGTCGAGATCCGCAATCGGGCGGTGCGCGCCTCGGTCGGCTCGGCAGGCCGAGACCGGGCCGGCGGCTGGGTCGACATGACTCGCGCCCTGCGCTCGCCGGGGTCGGCGCTGAAGCCGTTCATCTACGCGATGGCCATGGATGATGGCCTGGTGGCCGCCGACACCCAGCTGACCGACAGCGCCACCCGCTTCGCCGACTATCAGCCCGAGAACTTCGACCGGGTGTTCCATGATAAGGTGACCGTGCGCGAGGCGCTGGCCCATTCCCTGAACGTTCCGGCCGTCGCCACGCTGGAAAAGCTGGGTCCCGAGACCTTCGCCGGCCGGATCGAGGCGGCAGGCGCGCATCTGGCGCGGCCCAAGGCGCAGTTGAAGGAAGCAGGCCTGGCCCTGGCGCTGGGCGGCGAGGGGATTACCTGGCGCGATCTCGTCATGCTGTACGCGGCGCTGGGCGACAACGGGATCGCCAAGCCCCTGACCTGGACGGAGGCGGACGCCAAGGCGCGCGAAAAGGCCGCCGGGACACGCCTCGTCCGCCCCGAGGCGGCGCGGCAGGTGCTGGACATCCTGCGTGAGGCGCCCGCGCCGAAGGGGCGCGCGCCTTCGGCCCTGACGCGGGGCGGGCCGTCGATGGCCTTCAAGACCGGCACCTCTTACGGCTTCCGCGACGCAGTGGCGGCCGGAGTGGTCGGCGGCTATGCGATCCTGGTCTGGACGGGCCGCGCCGACGGCGGCGCGCGCGGCGGGCTGACGGGTCGCGACGCAGCCTTGCCGCTGTTGTTCGACGTGGCGGATGCGATCGGCGCGCAAGGCTCCGCGCCGCGCCCGATCGCGCCCAAGGCCGCGCCGCCGGCGCTGCAAAAACTCCGCGCCGCCGATGACGGCCCACGCCTGATCTTCCCGCCCGACGGTGCTTCGGTGCAGGTCGACGCTTTGGGGGGCAAAGCGCGGGGCCTGGTCCTTGCCGCCGAGGGCGAGGGCCTCACCTGGTATGTGGAGGGCGCGCCGCTCGACCCTGATCCGGTCAGCGGCCGAGCGATCTGGAAGCCGGCCGCGCCAGGGTTCTACAGGCTGACCGTGGTGGACACCGAAGGGCGCAAGGCCACGGCCCGCGTGCGGATTCGCGGCGGATAG
- a CDS encoding Lrp/AsnC family transcriptional regulator produces MKKAAVELDSFDRKLLTVLQRRGRASFVELGEAVSLSESACLRRVRALEEQGVISRYAAVIDERAVGLPLSVFVTVTLSSQAESALSAFEKAVTGVREVAECYLMTGGSDYLLRLVVRDVDDLERVHAQELTRIPGVVRVSSSIAMRTVVKRVELPL; encoded by the coding sequence ATGAAGAAAGCCGCCGTGGAACTCGATAGTTTCGATCGGAAGCTCCTCACCGTGCTGCAAAGGCGGGGGCGCGCCAGCTTTGTCGAGCTGGGCGAGGCGGTCAGTTTGTCGGAGTCGGCCTGCCTGCGCCGCGTGCGCGCGTTGGAGGAGCAGGGGGTCATCAGCCGCTACGCTGCGGTGATCGACGAGCGGGCCGTGGGCCTGCCGCTCAGCGTCTTCGTGACCGTGACCCTGTCGTCCCAGGCCGAAAGCGCACTGAGCGCCTTCGAGAAGGCCGTCACCGGCGTCCGGGAGGTGGCGGAATGCTATCTGATGACCGGCGGCTCGGACTATCTTCTGCGTCTGGTGGTGCGTGACGTGGATGACCTGGAGCGCGTCCACGCCCAGGAACTGACCCGGATCCCCGGTGTGGTGCGGGTCAGTTCCAGCATCGCCATGCGCACGGTGGTCAAGCGTGTCGAATTGCCGCTGTAG
- a CDS encoding fumarylacetoacetate hydrolase family protein codes for MTLYAFPPHAIPTVPVEGSDAVFPVRRILCVGRNYAAHRREMGGDDRDPPFFFAKPADAIAPLAAEIAYPPATSDLHHEIELVVALKAGGAGLSVEQALACVFGYAVGVDLTRRDLQGAAKAKGQPWEAGKAFDQSAPISALRVMEAPAAEAAVTLSVNGQERQRGQVGDMIWNVGEVIAKASELWTLSAGDLIFTGTPEGVAAIARGDKVMGEVEGVGRLEFTLV; via the coding sequence ATGACGCTCTACGCTTTTCCCCCGCACGCCATCCCGACGGTCCCGGTGGAGGGATCGGACGCCGTGTTTCCGGTCCGCCGGATCCTGTGTGTCGGCCGCAACTACGCCGCTCACCGCCGCGAAATGGGGGGCGACGATCGTGATCCGCCGTTCTTCTTCGCCAAGCCCGCCGACGCGATCGCGCCGCTGGCCGCAGAAATCGCCTATCCGCCGGCGACCAGCGACCTGCATCACGAGATCGAGCTTGTCGTCGCCCTGAAGGCCGGCGGCGCCGGCCTGTCGGTCGAACAGGCCCTGGCCTGCGTGTTCGGCTACGCGGTCGGCGTCGACCTGACGCGCCGTGACCTGCAAGGCGCGGCCAAGGCCAAAGGCCAGCCCTGGGAAGCGGGCAAGGCCTTCGACCAGAGCGCCCCGATCAGCGCTCTGCGCGTGATGGAAGCCCCTGCGGCCGAGGCGGCGGTGACTCTGTCGGTCAATGGCCAGGAGCGCCAACGCGGTCAGGTCGGCGACATGATCTGGAACGTCGGCGAAGTGATCGCCAAGGCCAGCGAGCTTTGGACCCTTTCTGCAGGCGACCTGATCTTCACCGGCACCCCCGAAGGCGTCGCCGCCATCGCGCGCGGCGACAAGGTCATGGGCGAGGTCGAAGGCGTCGGCCGCCTGGAATTCACCCTCGTCTAG
- a CDS encoding carbonic anhydrase, translating to MVSRRLLLGALAGMAAPALAFAEGEGHGPSVLTKKGRRTASALKHQASDKAALDKALASVKPMEPDPAHEPESHAPPQEVTPEEALGRLKHGNAIFARGGANLMLPSLARVAELSNGQKPFAIVVGCSDSRVAPELVFDCNLGELFVVRVAGSTVGREGLGSIIYAVEHLGAPLIVVLGHTKCGAVGAAVDVATKHAHLHGALHEMVLPILPAVVAAEERHPADLQDAAIRQNVRDVAARLKVADGVLAEKLAEGRLKVVSACYDLTTGLVAFDA from the coding sequence ATGGTTTCGAGACGGCTCCTTTTGGGCGCGCTGGCCGGCATGGCCGCGCCCGCGCTGGCCTTCGCCGAGGGCGAGGGACACGGGCCTAGCGTGCTGACCAAGAAGGGGCGGCGCACCGCCAGCGCCCTCAAGCATCAGGCCAGCGACAAGGCCGCGCTCGACAAGGCGCTGGCCAGCGTCAAGCCGATGGAGCCGGACCCCGCCCACGAGCCCGAAAGCCATGCGCCGCCGCAGGAGGTGACGCCGGAGGAAGCGCTGGGCCGCCTCAAGCACGGCAACGCGATCTTCGCGCGAGGCGGGGCCAATCTGATGCTGCCGTCGCTGGCGCGCGTCGCTGAGCTCTCCAACGGCCAGAAGCCGTTCGCGATCGTCGTCGGCTGCTCCGACAGTCGGGTCGCGCCGGAACTGGTGTTCGACTGCAATCTCGGCGAACTGTTCGTGGTCCGCGTCGCCGGCTCCACGGTCGGCCGCGAGGGCCTCGGATCGATCATCTACGCCGTCGAGCACCTGGGCGCGCCGCTGATCGTGGTTCTGGGCCATACCAAGTGCGGCGCCGTCGGCGCGGCGGTCGATGTCGCCACCAAGCACGCGCACCTGCATGGCGCGCTCCACGAAATGGTGCTGCCGATCCTGCCGGCGGTGGTCGCTGCCGAGGAGCGCCATCCGGCGGACTTGCAGGACGCGGCCATTCGCCAGAATGTGCGCGACGTCGCCGCCCGCCTGAAGGTGGCCGACGGGGTGCTGGCCGAAAAGCTGGCGGAGGGTCGCCTCAAGGTGGTCTCGGCTTGCTACGATCTGACCACCGGACTGGTCGCGTTCGACGCATAA
- a CDS encoding carbonic anhydrase: MLEDLKAKNAAWSKSKTAVDPDFFKRLANQQSPEYLWIGCSDSRVPANEIVGLDPGELFVHRNVANLAPPQDANYLSVLQFAVDVLKVKHIMVVGHYGCGGVAAAIDGKRRGLVDHWLHPIREVHAEHRHELEAIPEERAMLDRLTELNVTRQVRNVASDVFVQDAWARGQSLAVHGWVYSLADGLVNDLNVGIAGLEDYQRAVGQAG, translated from the coding sequence ATGCTTGAGGACCTGAAAGCCAAAAACGCCGCCTGGTCGAAAAGCAAGACCGCGGTCGATCCGGACTTCTTCAAACGCCTGGCCAACCAGCAGAGCCCCGAATACCTGTGGATCGGCTGCAGCGACAGCCGCGTGCCGGCCAACGAGATCGTCGGCCTGGATCCCGGTGAACTGTTCGTCCACCGCAACGTCGCCAACCTGGCTCCGCCGCAGGACGCCAACTATCTGAGCGTGCTGCAGTTCGCGGTCGACGTGCTGAAGGTCAAGCACATCATGGTCGTGGGCCACTATGGCTGCGGCGGCGTCGCGGCGGCGATCGACGGCAAGCGTCGCGGCCTCGTCGACCACTGGCTGCACCCGATCCGAGAGGTCCACGCCGAGCATCGCCACGAGTTGGAGGCGATCCCCGAGGAGCGCGCCATGCTCGACCGTCTGACCGAGCTGAACGTCACCCGCCAGGTGCGCAATGTGGCCTCGGACGTCTTCGTCCAGGACGCCTGGGCGCGGGGCCAGTCGCTGGCCGTGCACGGCTGGGTCTATTCGCTGGCTGACGGCCTGGTGAACGACCTCAATGTCGGCATTGCTGGGTTGGAAGACTATCAGCGCGCGGTCGGGCAGGCGGGCTGA